The following proteins come from a genomic window of Pirellula staleyi DSM 6068:
- the glmS gene encoding glutamine--fructose-6-phosphate transaminase (isomerizing) yields MCGIVGYVGPSAASTFLLDGLRRLEYRGYDSAGIATQLASGAISLTKAVGRIDNLAAKLQPATSSGQIGIGHTRWATHGKPTEVNAHPHLGGEGEVVVVHNGVIENYAALREHLEADGYRFVSSTDTESVAHLIAYCLKQAEPHAKRLNEKHRHGILVEAVSQAVRQLRGTYGLAILFRDYPGVIIAARQGSPLVVGVGSGEHFLASDASPLAGRTDKIVYLADHQLAIITADSLQVEHRETGHVQHAIQALEIENTDVNLSGFPHYMLKEIYEQPESLENAMRGRLSDEDATAVFGGLNLSAQDLRRINRVILTACGTSWHAALVGEYLLEELARLPVEVEYASELRYRNPPVENGTLLFAITQSGETADTLAALREMKRKGHPTLAICNVVGSTIAQEANGGVYLHAGPEVGVASTKAYTSQVVTLTMLSLYFGRLRHLSFEAGTRIIGQLRALPQLIRETLHCHDEVKRIAEKYAHASNFLYLGRQYNFPTALEGALKLKEISYIHAEGYPAAEMKHGPIALVDEHTPSVFIMPQGPVYDKVMSNLEEIKARGGPVIAIAARGDSEVARLADDVIYVPEVTEMLSPLVNIVPLQLLAYHIALHRGCDVDKPRNLAKSVTVE; encoded by the coding sequence ATGTGTGGAATCGTTGGCTACGTCGGCCCCTCAGCCGCCTCGACGTTTTTGCTCGATGGTCTGCGTCGTCTCGAGTATCGCGGCTATGACAGCGCGGGAATCGCCACGCAACTTGCTTCCGGCGCGATTTCGCTCACCAAGGCGGTCGGTCGAATCGACAACCTGGCGGCGAAGCTTCAGCCCGCAACCAGCAGCGGACAGATTGGTATCGGACACACGCGCTGGGCCACGCATGGCAAACCGACCGAAGTCAACGCACATCCTCATCTGGGTGGCGAGGGCGAAGTGGTGGTGGTGCACAACGGTGTGATCGAGAACTATGCCGCTCTGCGCGAACATCTCGAAGCGGACGGCTATCGCTTCGTCTCCTCGACCGATACCGAGTCGGTTGCCCATCTGATTGCCTACTGCCTGAAGCAGGCCGAGCCGCATGCCAAGCGGCTGAACGAAAAACATCGCCATGGCATTCTGGTCGAAGCGGTGAGTCAGGCTGTGCGTCAGCTGCGCGGCACTTATGGACTGGCGATTTTGTTTCGCGACTATCCCGGGGTCATCATCGCCGCGCGTCAAGGGAGCCCACTCGTGGTGGGTGTTGGAAGCGGCGAACACTTCCTTGCCAGCGATGCCTCGCCACTTGCCGGCCGCACCGACAAAATTGTCTATCTCGCCGATCATCAGCTCGCCATCATCACCGCCGATTCGCTGCAAGTAGAGCATCGCGAAACAGGGCACGTGCAGCATGCGATTCAAGCCCTCGAGATCGAGAACACCGACGTCAACCTCAGCGGCTTTCCGCACTACATGCTCAAAGAAATCTACGAGCAGCCCGAGTCGCTCGAGAACGCCATGCGTGGTCGACTGAGCGACGAAGACGCCACTGCTGTCTTCGGTGGACTCAACCTCAGCGCTCAAGACCTGCGGCGCATCAATCGCGTGATCCTCACCGCTTGTGGCACCAGCTGGCACGCAGCTCTCGTCGGGGAATATCTCCTCGAAGAACTCGCTCGCTTGCCGGTGGAAGTGGAGTACGCCAGTGAACTGCGCTACCGCAATCCACCGGTGGAGAATGGAACGCTGCTGTTCGCCATCACGCAAAGTGGTGAAACGGCCGACACGCTCGCGGCGCTACGAGAAATGAAACGCAAAGGCCATCCGACGCTCGCGATTTGCAACGTCGTGGGAAGCACCATCGCGCAGGAAGCCAATGGCGGTGTCTACTTACACGCAGGTCCGGAAGTGGGCGTCGCCTCGACCAAAGCCTACACATCGCAGGTCGTCACGCTCACGATGTTGTCGCTCTATTTCGGCAGACTACGACACCTTAGTTTTGAAGCTGGTACACGCATCATCGGACAGCTCCGCGCACTTCCGCAGTTGATTCGCGAAACACTCCATTGCCACGACGAAGTGAAACGAATTGCCGAGAAATACGCCCACGCTTCGAACTTTTTGTACCTCGGGCGGCAATACAATTTCCCGACCGCTCTCGAAGGAGCGCTAAAGCTGAAAGAGATCAGCTACATTCACGCCGAGGGCTATCCCGCCGCAGAGATGAAGCATGGTCCCATCGCACTGGTCGATGAACATACCCCCAGCGTATTCATCATGCCTCAAGGGCCTGTGTACGACAAAGTGATGTCGAATCTCGAGGAAATTAAAGCTCGTGGCGGCCCCGTAATCGCCATCGCAGCCCGTGGCGATTCGGAAGTAGCACGACTCGCCGACGATGTGATCTATGTTCCCGAAGTGACCGAGATGCTCTCCCCCCTGGTGAACATCGTTCCGCTGCAACTGCTCGCCTATCACATCGCGCTGCACCGAGGCTGCGATGTCGATAAACCTCGCAACCTCGCCAAAAGCGTCACCGTCGAATAA
- a CDS encoding DUF1559 domain-containing protein, with the protein MKRRGFTLIELLVVIAIIGILVALLLPAVSRAREAARNAACKNNLRQFGIGFQLFADKDPSGRYCTGASDFRRDGCLDTWGWVADLVAINAAKPSEMTCPSNPLLGTEKLNDVYGRNTTELSDGVPAARLTAGLCGKSEWRGVAGPAPAEGFGGTDDDTAQRATFVSHYFIGEGFNNNYAQSYFMARTAPRVTQANQSSPVLTSALSGSGHKGFGGTQGPLTRRVAENAGVPTSSIPLLGDSAPGDVDEAVMAVTLEISPTDYINTGLGTATTKSLIPSGALLSEAFNDGPAFWNGSNGVKLIPVGTNMSNQISCDFRKDCDEPLGTVNNTYLQDTRDWFATHGGGKNASCNIVMADGAVKEFTDSNGDGFLNPGFPVTPGLADTSAIGYSDNVVELPPGEIFNGIWLFKLTKGTLED; encoded by the coding sequence ATGAAACGTCGTGGTTTTACCCTGATCGAGTTGCTCGTGGTCATTGCGATCATCGGCATCCTGGTCGCCCTGCTTCTCCCAGCTGTTAGCCGTGCTCGTGAAGCTGCCCGCAATGCAGCTTGCAAGAACAACCTCCGTCAGTTCGGCATCGGCTTCCAGCTGTTCGCCGACAAAGATCCTTCGGGTCGCTACTGCACCGGTGCTTCGGACTTCCGTCGCGACGGTTGCTTGGACACTTGGGGCTGGGTCGCTGACCTTGTCGCCATCAATGCTGCTAAGCCCAGCGAAATGACCTGCCCCAGCAACCCACTGCTCGGCACCGAAAAGCTGAACGACGTCTACGGTCGTAACACGACCGAACTGTCCGACGGCGTTCCAGCCGCTCGCTTGACTGCTGGCCTCTGCGGCAAGTCGGAATGGCGTGGCGTTGCTGGTCCAGCTCCAGCCGAAGGTTTCGGCGGCACCGACGACGATACCGCTCAGCGCGCTACGTTCGTCTCGCACTACTTCATTGGTGAAGGCTTCAACAACAACTACGCTCAGAGCTACTTCATGGCTCGCACGGCCCCCCGTGTGACCCAAGCTAACCAAAGCTCGCCAGTGCTCACCTCCGCTCTCAGCGGTTCGGGCCATAAGGGCTTCGGTGGTACGCAAGGTCCTCTGACCCGTCGTGTTGCTGAAAACGCTGGCGTTCCCACCTCGTCGATTCCCCTCCTGGGTGACTCGGCTCCTGGTGACGTCGACGAAGCTGTGATGGCTGTTACGCTCGAAATCAGCCCCACCGACTACATCAACACCGGTCTCGGCACCGCCACCACGAAGTCCCTGATTCCATCGGGTGCTCTTCTGAGCGAAGCGTTCAACGACGGTCCTGCTTTCTGGAACGGTTCGAACGGCGTCAAGCTGATCCCTGTCGGCACCAACATGAGCAACCAAATCTCGTGCGACTTCCGCAAGGATTGCGACGAACCTCTCGGAACTGTCAACAACACCTACCTCCAAGACACGCGCGACTGGTTTGCTACCCACGGTGGTGGCAAGAACGCCAGCTGCAATATCGTGATGGCTGACGGTGCTGTGAAGGAATTCACCGATAGCAACGGCGACGGCTTCCTCAACCCAGGCTTCCCAGTGACGCCAGGTTTGGCCGACACCTCGGCGATCGGTTACAGCGACAACGTTGTCGAACTCCCACCTGGAGAAATCTTCAACGGTATCTGGTTGTTCAAGCTCACCAAGGGCACCCTGGAAGACTAG
- a CDS encoding DUF1559 domain-containing protein, producing MWHFRLSQPRSCDLASRSNQRAFTLVELLVVISIIGLLVALLLPAVSAAREAARTAACQNNLRQFGLGLSVHAERHNELLCTGGFNWMEDGAVTEIGWVADLVNQGTPVGGMLCPSNNALVSETYNDLLQRDVTAFQGAGPFPCMQIQNVLGSPPKLAIDGTTITNPCRAIVGASPTASDARSSVVKTEIYDKHYNTNYTASWFLVRSEVNLLYGNPRQAIPGCGSDVRSRNTTRGGMRRTLSDTAKAASSFVPIIGDGETVGTLDVGFGRILSGTPMAQSFTRGPVRIADMSEVVPPAFADFTPKEGAGGWWRVWAKDAMQDYRGFAPVHRGACNILFVDGSVRSFTDTNRDGSLNNGFPAVGGFEDSEMEVSPDEIFSLYSLDAKRE from the coding sequence ATGTGGCATTTCCGCTTGAGCCAACCACGATCATGCGACCTTGCGAGTCGATCGAACCAGCGTGCGTTCACGCTCGTCGAATTGCTCGTCGTCATTTCGATCATTGGCCTTCTGGTGGCGCTGCTGCTCCCGGCGGTCTCTGCAGCTCGCGAAGCAGCTCGCACCGCTGCCTGCCAAAACAACCTCCGCCAATTTGGTCTCGGTCTGTCAGTCCACGCCGAACGCCATAACGAACTCCTGTGCACCGGTGGTTTCAACTGGATGGAAGATGGGGCCGTGACCGAGATCGGCTGGGTCGCCGATCTGGTGAACCAAGGAACTCCTGTCGGCGGCATGCTCTGCCCTTCCAACAACGCTCTCGTCAGCGAGACTTACAACGACCTGCTGCAGCGCGACGTCACAGCCTTTCAAGGTGCGGGACCGTTTCCATGCATGCAAATCCAAAACGTGCTCGGCAGTCCTCCCAAATTGGCCATCGACGGAACGACAATCACCAACCCTTGCCGCGCGATTGTCGGTGCGTCTCCCACGGCCAGTGATGCTCGTTCGAGCGTGGTGAAGACCGAAATCTACGACAAGCATTACAACACCAACTACACCGCATCGTGGTTCCTGGTCCGTAGTGAAGTGAACTTGCTCTACGGCAATCCTCGCCAAGCGATTCCCGGATGTGGCAGCGATGTTCGCAGCCGCAACACCACACGTGGTGGGATGCGACGCACGCTCAGCGATACGGCCAAGGCTGCTTCGAGCTTTGTTCCGATCATCGGCGATGGTGAGACAGTGGGGACGCTTGATGTCGGTTTTGGCCGGATCCTAAGCGGCACACCGATGGCACAGTCGTTCACACGTGGACCGGTACGCATCGCCGACATGAGCGAAGTGGTTCCCCCTGCTTTTGCCGACTTCACACCCAAAGAGGGTGCTGGTGGTTGGTGGCGCGTGTGGGCCAAAGATGCCATGCAAGACTATCGCGGTTTTGCTCCGGTGCATCGTGGTGCCTGCAACATTCTGTTCGTCGATGGGAGCGTTCGCTCCTTCACCGATACCAATCGCGATGGTTCGCTCAACAACGGCTTCCCCGCAGTCGGTGGCTTCGAGGATAGCGAAATGGAAGTGAGCCCCGACGAGATCTTCAGCTTGTACTCGCTCGACGCCAAACGCGAATAA